AGATCTCCAACCACGACGACACGCCCATCGAGGTCACGCAATCCACCATCGAGTGACCGGTGGCGTCCAACGTGTCCTCGCGCTCTCCATCGAGGAGGGATGCCACGGTCGATTCCCACGCACGGAAGACCCAGGTCGACCTCACCCGCCCTCGCCCACCTTCTCCGTGGGCCACTTCGGCATCTTCACGAAGCCAGCAAGCGCCTCGACACGCTTCACCCACGCGGCCACGCTCGGGTAGTCCCCCAGCGGGACACCTCCCTGGTGCGAGAGGCTGACCAGCGGATAGCAGGCCACGTCCGCGAGCGTCGGACGCCCCAGCTCCAGCCAGCGCTCTCCCACCAGCCGCCCCTCCAGCACCTGCAAGGCCGAGCGCGCTCGCGCCTGCGCGGCGGCCAGGTCGCACGCCACGCCGAAGGCCACGTGGTTGCGCGCGTAGCCGATGCCGTTGTGCAGCTCGTTGGCATCCATGAACAACCACTGCAACACCCGCGACGCCTCCGCGGGCTC
The genomic region above belongs to Myxococcus stipitatus and contains:
- a CDS encoding glutathione S-transferase family protein; this encodes MSRILYGFPLSGNTHRVRLFLSLLGLEYREQEVSLVTGEHRRPDFLALNPLGQVPVLVEGELVLRDSHAIVYYLARTHDRDAEWLPREPAEASRVLQWLFMDANELHNGIGYARNHVAFGVACDLAAAQARARSALQVLEGRLVGERWLELGRPTLADVACYPLVSLSHQGGVPLGDYPSVAAWVKRVEALAGFVKMPKWPTEKVGEGG